The Streptomyces sp. NBC_01463 DNA window CCGGTCAGCGGGACCCCGCTGCCGCCGCGTCGGTCGGCGACTATCTCGGCGGCGATCGACAGGGCCGTCTCCTCGGGGGTACGGGCTCCGAGGTCGAGGCCGATCGGCGAGTGCAGCCTGGCCAGTTCGAGTTCGGTGACGCCGGCTTCGCGCAGCCGGTCGTTGCGCTCCAGGTGCGTGCGGCGCGAGCCCATCGCGCCGACGTAGGCGACGGGCAGCTTCAGCGCCGCCTCCAGCAGGGGGACGTCGAACTTGGCGTCGTGCGTGAGGACGCACAGGACGCTGCGGGCGTCGACCTCGGCCCCGGCCAGGTAGCGGTGCGGCCAGTCGACGACGAGTTCGTCGGCTTCCGGGAACCGCGTCCTCGTGGCGAAGACGGGCCGGGCGTCGCACACCGTGACGTGGTAGCCGAGGAACTTCCCGGCCCGTACCAGCGCGGCGGCGAAGTCGATGGCCCCGAACACGATCATCCGGGGCGGCGGGACGCTGGACTCGACGAGCAGGGTGAGCGGCTGTCCGCACTGCGAGCCGTCCGCGCCGATGGTGAGGGTGCCGGTGCGGCCCGCGTCGAGCATCGCGCGGGTCTCGGCCGCCGCGGTGCGGTCCAGCTCCGGGTGCCCGCCGAGCCCGCCCTCGTGACTGCCGTCGGGACGGACCAGCAGGGGCCGGCCGAGGAGGTCGGCGGGACCCTCCGTGATCCGGGCGACCGCCGCCGCCTCCCCCCGCGCCGCGGCGGCGAGCGCGGCGGCGAACACCGGGCGGGCGGGGTCGTCCGCCCGGACCGGCGTCACCAGGATGTCGATGACGCCGCCGCAGGTGAGACCGACCGCGAAGGCCGTCTCGTCGCTGTAGCCGAACCGCTCCCGTACGGTCGTGCCGTCTTCGAGGGCCTGTTGGCACAGCTCGTACACCGCGCCCTCCACACACCCGCCGGAGACCGAGCCGATCGCCGTTCCGTCACGGTCGACGGCCAGCGCGGCACCCGGCTGCCGGGGCGCGCTGCCGCCGACGGCGACGACGGTGGCCACGGCGAAGTCGCGTCCCTGCCCGGCCCATCGGTCGAGCTCCTCGGCGATGTCCAGCATCTCGGTCTCCTTGACGGATGTGTGTGGAGGGGTGTGCGTCAGCTGACGCCCAGCCAGCTCTCGATCGGGTGGAGGGCGAAGTAGACGACGAAGATCACCGTCAGCCCCCACATGAAGGCCCCGACCTCGCGGGCCCGGCCCTGGGCGACCTTGATCGCGACCCAGGAGATGACACCTGCCGCCACACCGGTGGTGATGGTGTAGGTGAACGGCATCAGGACCACGGTCAGGAAGACCGGGATGGCGACCGCGCGGTCGCTCCAGTCCACGTGCCGGGCGTTCTGCATCATCATGGCGCCGATGACGACCAGGGCGGCGGAGGCCACCTCGGCCGGCACGATCGCCGTGAGCGGGGTGAAGAAGAGACAGGCGGCGAAGAAGAGCCCGGTGACGACGGAGGCGAGCCCGGTACGGGCCCCCTCCCCGACGCCGGTCGCGGACTCGACGAAGACCGTCTGGCCGGAGCCGCCGGCGACACCGCCGATCGCACCGCCCGCGCCGTCGATGAACAGCGCCTTGGACAGGCCGGGCATGCGGCCCTTGTCGTCGGCCAGCTTGGCCTCCGTACCGACACCGATGATGGTGGCCATCGCGTCGAAGAAGCCGGCCAGCACCAGGGTGAAGACGATGAAGCCGACGGTCATCGCGCCGACGTCGCCCCAGCCGCCGAACTCGACGTCCCCGAAGAGCGAGAAGTCGGGTGACGAGACCGCCGAGCCGCTGAGCTCGGGCGGGCCGCTGCTCCAGATCTTCGGGTCGACGTCGGCGACCTTGTTGATCACCACGGCGACGACGGTGCCGACCACGATGCCGATGAGGATCGCGCCGGGGATGTTGCGGGCCTGCAGCATGAAGATCAGCAGCAGGGTCACCGCGAAGACGAGAACGGGCCAGCCGGCCAGCTCACCGGTGGGGCCGAGGGACACCGGAGTGGCGGTACCCTTCCCCACGAACCCGGCCTTGTAGAGGCCGATCAGGGCGATGAAGAGCCCGATGCCCATGGTGATGCCGTGCTTCAGCGGGAGCGGGATCGCGTTCATGATCAGCTCACGCAGACCGGTGACCACCAGGAGGCAGATCACCAGGCCGTACATCACGCACATGCCCATGGCCTGCGGCCAGGACATCTCCGGGGCGACCTGTGAGGACAGGACGCCGGAGACGCTGAGTCCCGCGGCGAGCGCGAGGGGGACCTTGCCGACGAATCCCATCAGCAGGGTGGTCGCCGCGGCCGCGAGCGCGGTGGCGGTGATCAGCCCGGGCTGGCTGAGGAGGTTGCCGTCGACGTCCTTGCCGCCGAGGATCAGCGGGTTGAGCAGGAGGATGTACGCCATGGCCATGAAGGTCGTGACGCCGCCGCGCACTTCGGTCGCGACGGTGGATCCGCGCTCGGATATGTGAAAGTACCGGTCGAGCCAAGATCTTCCGGCGGGGACGCGTGAGCCGGGGCCCGCGTCCTCCGCGCCGGTCTTCGGTTCCACTGACTGCTGGGTCATGATGCCTGACTCCCAAGGTTCACAGGGGCACCCGCGATGGAGAATCGAAATGCGGGATTTGGGATGACTGCGCTGGCGGCACGACCCGGGGGACGGCCCGAGACGAACTGTTCATGCGGAGTGGAGAGAACGGGTACTGCGGTGGGACTGTTCAAGGGCCGCGAGCGGTGCGGAACTTGGGTTCTCCGGGCGGTGCGGGCGGAGGAAGTGTGACGTTCCCTGGAGGCGCGCACCGCCCGGAGAGCTGTGGAGGAGCTCCGGTCAGGTGCCGGTGAGGTGCTCGGGTCGTACCGGCGTCCTGTTGAGCTCCAGTCCCGTCGCGTTCCGGATCGCCGCGAGGACGGCCGGGGTGGACGACAGGGTGGGGGCCTCGCCGATGCCACGGAGCCCGTACGGGGCGTGTTCGTCGGCGAGTTCGAGCACGTCGACCGGGATGGTCGGGGTGTCGAGGATGGTGGGCAGCAGGTAGTCC harbors:
- a CDS encoding NCS2 family permease; amino-acid sequence: MTQQSVEPKTGAEDAGPGSRVPAGRSWLDRYFHISERGSTVATEVRGGVTTFMAMAYILLLNPLILGGKDVDGNLLSQPGLITATALAAAATTLLMGFVGKVPLALAAGLSVSGVLSSQVAPEMSWPQAMGMCVMYGLVICLLVVTGLRELIMNAIPLPLKHGITMGIGLFIALIGLYKAGFVGKGTATPVSLGPTGELAGWPVLVFAVTLLLIFMLQARNIPGAILIGIVVGTVVAVVINKVADVDPKIWSSGPPELSGSAVSSPDFSLFGDVEFGGWGDVGAMTVGFIVFTLVLAGFFDAMATIIGVGTEAKLADDKGRMPGLSKALFIDGAGGAIGGVAGGSGQTVFVESATGVGEGARTGLASVVTGLFFAACLFFTPLTAIVPAEVASAALVVIGAMMMQNARHVDWSDRAVAIPVFLTVVLMPFTYTITTGVAAGVISWVAIKVAQGRAREVGAFMWGLTVIFVVYFALHPIESWLGVS
- a CDS encoding XdhC family protein, producing the protein MLDIAEELDRWAGQGRDFAVATVVAVGGSAPRQPGAALAVDRDGTAIGSVSGGCVEGAVYELCQQALEDGTTVRERFGYSDETAFAVGLTCGGVIDILVTPVRADDPARPVFAAALAAAARGEAAAVARITEGPADLLGRPLLVRPDGSHEGGLGGHPELDRTAAAETRAMLDAGRTGTLTIGADGSQCGQPLTLLVESSVPPPRMIVFGAIDFAAALVRAGKFLGYHVTVCDARPVFATRTRFPEADELVVDWPHRYLAGAEVDARSVLCVLTHDAKFDVPLLEAALKLPVAYVGAMGSRRTHLERNDRLREAGVTELELARLHSPIGLDLGARTPEETALSIAAEIVADRRGGSGVPLTGAHTPIHPSRALEPAGRIGSVA